A genomic stretch from Pochonia chlamydosporia 170 chromosome 4, whole genome shotgun sequence includes:
- a CDS encoding palmitoyltransferase erf2 (similar to Coccidioides immitis RS XP_001246669.1), with product MASQDPAERAVSPGDTSGRAPPRSGGSNQRPVSAVSSRMTDIASDDGGEAKIKNPDTSRPETARTGTSSKAAWAGAGTRRGLTLGVQQPKRGSVASTTASGRAPSLTTRSHVPSLTSGAFFRPMSSQKLQAQRGASARSVPMNQQLHPPPANIDDNETDMGGSVIDGASGGENIQSLAQLQHKLSGGESLRPPPSRGTEMTDQETFDRLTANASPTTGHYPTASMSDSVRPLQGRSDQSRHLNVNVDRSYRDLAGLPSPVKSTRSFRSSFLLPGKVEQAQSSRHRDTEGAEKLSSTASSPQFPPAEPHSIPRPMAADSQGKTVGRVHQYFDGNTVFCFGGRWQNTKHTPINIATGAFVVIPCALFYGFEAPWLWHNVSPAIPITFAYLTYICLSSFIHASVSDPGILPRNLHQFPPVADQDDPLRLGPPTNDWTLVKSAESSAAAMEVPVKHCRTCNIWRPPRAHHCRLCDNCVETHDHHCVWLNNCVGKRNYRYFFTFVTSATILAAYLIGTSLTQILIHMNRENISFGQSIDDFRVPFALVIIGVILIVYPAGLMGYHLFLMARGETTREYINSHKFAKKERYRAYSQGNWLKNLVSVLCRPRSPAYYRFKGKYQPGDQRLGPHFSQRRRKNSQGLEMDAVSVPGSRGFQGPVALRGQSRE from the exons atggcttccCAGGACCCGGCGGAAAGGGCCGTGTCACCAGGCGATACCAGCGGCCGTGCTCCTCCTCGTTCTGGCGGCAGCAATCAGCGACCTGTAAGCGCTGTTTCCTCGCGTATGACGGATATCGCgagtgatgatggaggcgaaGCAAAGATCAAGAATCCCGATACCTCACGACCAGAAACTGCCAGGACAGGCACGTCGTCCAAAGCCGCCTGGGCCGGAGCGGGTACGAGAAGGGGCCTGACACTTGGGGTTCAGCAACCAAAGAGGGGGAGCGTTGCCAGCACGACTGCTTCGGGACGAGCACCTAGTTTAACGACGCGAAGTCACGTTCCTTCATTGACCTCTGGCGCCTTCTTTCGACCCATGAGTTCCCAAAAACTACAGGCACAACGAGGAGCCAGTGCCAGATCAGTTCCAATGAACCAGCAGCTACACCCACCGCCTGCGAATATCGACGATAACGAGACGGACATGGGCGGCAGCGTCATTGACGGAGCGAGTGGCGGAGAGAATATTCAAAGTCTTGCTCAACTACAGCACAAGTTGAGTGGAGGAGAGAGTCTGCGACCCCCGCCGTCACGAGGTACCGAAATGACGGACCAGGAAACTTTTGATCGTCTTACCGCCAACGCCAGTCCGACGACGGGACATTATCCCACAGCCAGCATGTCCGATAGTGTGCGGCCGCTGCAGGGTCGATCCGACCAGAGCAGACACTTGAATGTCAATGTGGATAGGAGCTACAGAGACCTTGCGGGCCTCCCCAGTCCCGTCAAGTCGACAAGGTCCTTCCGCTCCAGCTTCCTTTTGCCTGGAAAGGTGGAACAAGCACAGTCCAGTCGGCACAGGGACACTGAAGGTGCTGAGAAACTCTCCTCTACGGCTTCATCGCCGCAGTTTCCCCCTGCGGAACCACATTCAATACCCCGGCCGATGGCTGCGGATTCACAAGGAAAGACTGTCGGTCGTGTGCATCAATACTTTGACGGTAATACCGTCTTTTGCTTTGGGGGGCGatggcaaaacaccaagCATACGCCCATCAATATTGCTACGGGGGCGTTTGTAGTCATTCCATGTGCTCTTTTTTACGGCTTCGAGGCACCTTGGTTGTGGCACAACGTTTCTCCTGCCATTCCTATTACCTTTGCGTACCTGACCTACATTTGCCTCTCTTCCTTTATCCATGCCTCTGTTTCAGACCCGGGC ATTCTGCCTCGCAACCTTCACCAGTTCCCGCCCGTGGCCGACCAGGATGATCCTCTTCGTCTAGGGCCGCCAACCAATGACTGGACTCTGGTCAAGTCCGCCGAGTCCTCGgctgctgccatggaagtTCCGGTCAAGCATTGCAGAACCTGCAACATTTGGCGGCCACCCCGTGCTCATCATTGCCGTTTGTGCGATAATTGCGTAGAGACGCACGACCACCATTGTGTGTGGCTAAACAACTGCGTTGGCAAACGCAACTACCGATATTTCTTTACATTTGTTACATCGGCCACCATATTGGCAGCGTATTTAATTGGCACCAGCCTGACGCAAATCCTCATACATATGAATCGCGAGAATATTTCGTTTGGCCAGTCTATTGACGACTTCCGGGTCCCATTTGCTCTTGTTATTATTGGCGTGATCTTGATCGTGTATCCTGCCGGCCTCATGGGTTACCACTTGTTCCTCATGGCACGCGGAGAGACCACCCGAGAGTACATCAATTCACACAAATTTGCAAAGAAGGAACGCTACAGAGCCTACAGCCAAGGCAACTGGCTCAAGAACCTGGTTTCTGTTCTTTGCCGGCCTCGGTCACCAGCGTACTACCGATTCAAGGGCAAGTATCAACCTGGTGACCAGCGACTCGGCCCACACTTTAGCCAAAGACGACGAAAGAACTCACAGGGTCTTGAGATGGACGCAGTGTCAGTGCCCGGCTCACGGGGTTTCCAAGGCCCTGTTGCTCTACGTGGACAAAGTCGTGAATAA